The genomic stretch AGGCTGGTGAGACACAGGTCATGCAAGAAGAAAGGGAAACATGActttattagaaaaattaaaaaacaaaacaaaacaaaacaggataaGTGGGTTCTCAACGGATGCCTTGGTGGATAAGGCTGCTTTTGGCCGCACTGGCCTTCTCCCGCTCCCGCCGCCGTGCAGGGTCTAACTCAAAGCAACGCCATAGCCGCAGGGTCTCATCTGCTGCTGCTGATGCCACAGTGGCCCCATCTGGGCTCATGGTCAGACTCAGGACACGGGCTGTGTGGCCTGGAGCATGAGGAAGGGAAGTGAGCAAAGTGCACGTGAATGTGGATACCCACAGCCCTCGATTTtgagctttattgagatataattaattcatatcccgtaaaatttatccttttaaaatgtaaaattcagtggtttttagcatattcataAAGTTGTACAATATCACCACTATTAGTTCCAGAATtttttcattacccccaaaagaaacccctgACCTATTAGCTATCACTCCATTATCCTCTTCCCCTCAAACCCTGGGCAAACATTAATCTagtctatctctatggatttgcctattctggtcatttcatataaatggaattaaacaGTCTgagaccttttgtgtctggcttgttccCCTTAGCACCTACCTTTGAGTTCAGCCACTTTGGCCATGGTTGGGTACTTCCAAATAACCAGCTGGTTCTGGGCAAAGCCATGGCCAGAGATGAGCTCCTTGTAGTGGGGAGACCAGAGGATGGAGCATACCTGTGGAGAGGGGATAGTATGGGAACAACATTCAGCCAAGGCCCCTCAAATCAGAACTAAGTCTAGTCTAGTGGCAGGCACCCTGTCGGGTACTACAGACTCAGATTTGAATGATCACAGTCCTTACAAAAATGTTCAAGAGTTACAATTATTaaccatttttcagatgaagaaccAGGAAGAAGGAAGTTCAACAAGTTACCCAAGGCCAAATGTGATTTAAGTTAGTAGGtgacagagccagaatttggACCCAGGCccatctggctccagagcccatgtcTAGAATGGAGGCTACATGTGGGGGGAGTGGAAGGAGAGAAAGCTGAAGTGGTCCTTAAGAGGCCTACCAAAGGCCTCAAATATCATTCTAATGAATTTGGATTCTATGCTGTAAGTGATTGGGAGCCACTGCAGGGTTTAGAGGACTGTAACAGATTTGTAGTTAAGAAAGACCACTCAGGCTACAGTCTGGAGGACATAAGACAATGCTGGAAGACCAGTGAGGAAGTCATTGCAGTGGACTATGGGGAGAAGAGCCTGAGGGGAGGGTTCAGATGTGAACAATATTCTGAGGTAAAACTGATATTATCTTGGTGACTAGGAGAGGAGGATGAAAGATTCTAGAAGGCTTTTCAGATTTCTAAGTATACTGTGCCATTCTAAAGCAAtgtgagaagagaaagaggaacacaTTTCAGGGAGGCAAGGGTAAGTTACAAGTTCAATTCAGTACTGAAGCAGTGGTACCCATAGGACAAAGGACTAGAGATATCCCACTGACCACTGAAATTATGGGCCTGGAGCTCATGAGTGAGGGTTGAACCAGAGAGAAGTTTGGGAATCATTAGAGTACAGAGTTGGTGAAGCCATTGGTGTGGACACGGCAACCAAGAAAGACCATATAGATAGATTAAAATCACATCTGAGAGTAAGATGCTGGAATAGGTAAAAGACTACCTGGGAATGGGCATCCACAGCACTCAGGCAGGCCCCAGAGCAGACATTCCAGATACGAATGTGTCGATCACTGGTGCCCCCTCCCGTTGCCAAGACATTGGACTGCCAAGGACACCAAGCTACAGCCTAGGTGGGATAAAGGTAGATTCAGTATGTACTTGGGTTAGACAAGGAACTATAGGGGTCACAGATTAACTTAGTCAAATCCTACCACCCCATCACCCTTTGATAGTCTCTAGGTTCTACGTGAGGGTCTACAGAGGACCCTGTCCAGCCCCACTCTCACCTTGACAGCCCCTTGATGTTGGGTGAATGTCTGCAGGGGAGCCCAGCCACCTTCTCCAGCAGCACTAGGCCACACATTGACCAAATTATCATTGCCACCACTAGCCAAATGTCGTCCATCTGGAGCCCAGCGTAGTCCACACACTTCTTGGCTGTGGCCACTCAGTGTGGCCACATGGTGTTCTGCTACCCGGACATCATGGTGGTGGATGTGACCAGAGCGTGAGCCACTgttaaagagaaggaaatcacAGAGGTTCCGTGGCAGTGCCAAAATGCAAACAGACCAGAGCTGCATCAGTCCAGGGGTGCACAATCAGGGAGAGGGTGGGCAAAAATCACGGAGGTTTGTGTCCACCACTAACCTGGACAGGATATAGCTGTTCCAACAAAGGGAGCCCACTCGGGCAGAGTGACTGGTCATGTTTCGAAGCCGTTTCTGTTGTTGCACATCCCATAGCTAGAGGGAGAGAAGACCATTAGGATCAGAGGTTAGGACTTGGTATTAACAGCCTCTAGCTGGGCAAGCCCCTTTGGTCTGGGGGCAAGAGCTGCAGGGCAGGAAAAAGTCTCACCTGGACTTCAGCACTGCTGGTGCCCACAGCCAGATAGTTGCCCTCTTTGATCCAGGCCACAGAGGATACATATTCCCCAGGCTGCTCCATTTGCAGCAGCTGCAGGATGTCACCAGAGCTAGCACTCCACAAGTATACACTGTTGTCCAGTGCCACAGCCAGTACATTCCCAGAGCTCCAATCCACAAGGTTCAGGTCTAccagagagggaaaaggaagagcATGAGCTTCTTTGTTTGCCTAGTCCCCGAGCTCTCTTTCTTCATCCACAGGGCAAGGGTAAGGCTACACGTACAGTAGTCATTCCGGATTTCAGGGGCATCTAGGATACGGTCTGGCAGGGAAGGAATGTATCGGCAAGTCTTTCGGCTGGAGCCAGGCGTGGCTTTCTGGCTATAAAGTACCTTCAGTCTGTTCTGGTAACCTGTGACAACAGAGTGGGTCTAGTTACTGGGAGAATTGACGCCTCCCCTCCCCCGAGTATGAAGGCAGACCAAGTCCTCCTCTCAGCCTTAAGGAGAAAAAGCAGACTGGCACTGATTTCCCCTGGGATAGACTGACACCTCCCTCCAAGAATCATCCCTTTAGGTCTTACCCTCTGGGGCATTCTGTGGTTTTCCACTGAGCCGAAGGATCTTGGCTTCTTCTACGTCGAAACCGTTTAGGTTCAAGGCCCAGGCTTTCTGATGTTCCTAGCACATAAGGTTGGTGGTAAGGCAGGGTGATATCATTCAAAGGGCACAGACGGATTCCCTGCCCTAAGCCCCTCTGGACACATACCTTCTTGGTGGGTGTCTGGCTGTTTTCAGGCTGGTTCTCCTTGCTCAGGAGGAAGCTGGCCACCTCCATCTGGGAAGCACTGCGATGGGGAATATAGCGGTCACCGCCAGCTTTGCTGGGTGTGGTCTGAGCTTTAGAACTGGATTTGCCTACGATGGGGAGAGAGAAGCCCCACAAGCTATCTAGGCGCCCGAGGAAGGAAGCATGACGGATGTTCTCAGACATTCCCTTTTCCCTCCCTGCGTACCGCCGCACCCCACTCACCAGGAGTTCGGCCCGGGGTCCTGCCGGCGCTGTGGGATCGGTTGGCCGCCCGCATGGGTGAGGGGGCCGGCCCCATGGAGTCCTTGGCTTTGCGCTGCCAGCGCGCAGGAGGTGCATTGGGGATGGGTGCGTCCAATTGGAGTAGCGAGTGCAGATCACTCTCGAACACGAACTGCGCCATGGGTGCGTCTGGAGGGGGGATCCTTGGGAGTTGGTACCCGCCGACCCCTGGAGGAAGAAAGACGACCGTGCTCAGGGGACGGCGCGGAGCTCCTTCAATCCCGGTGGACCACACAGTCAGAGGTACACCCAGCTGCAGCCCGTCCCGGTCTAACACCCCTGGCCGTAGCGCCCCTCGGCTCAGCACAGATGACTCTCACCGTCTGCTCC from Choloepus didactylus isolate mChoDid1 chromosome 2, mChoDid1.pri, whole genome shotgun sequence encodes the following:
- the CDC20 gene encoding cell division cycle protein 20 homolog encodes the protein MAQFVFESDLHSLLQLDAPIPNAPPARWQRKAKDSMGPAPSPMRAANRSHSAGRTPGRTPGKSSSKAQTTPSKAGGDRYIPHRSASQMEVASFLLSKENQPENSQTPTKKEHQKAWALNLNGFDVEEAKILRLSGKPQNAPEGYQNRLKVLYSQKATPGSSRKTCRYIPSLPDRILDAPEIRNDYYLNLVDWSSGNVLAVALDNSVYLWSASSGDILQLLQMEQPGEYVSSVAWIKEGNYLAVGTSSAEVQLWDVQQQKRLRNMTSHSARVGSLCWNSYILSSGSRSGHIHHHDVRVAEHHVATLSGHSQEVCGLRWAPDGRHLASGGNDNLVNVWPSAAGEGGWAPLQTFTQHQGAVKAVAWCPWQSNVLATGGGTSDRHIRIWNVCSGACLSAVDAHSQVCSILWSPHYKELISGHGFAQNQLVIWKYPTMAKVAELKGHTARVLSLTMSPDGATVASAAADETLRLWRCFELDPARRREREKASAAKSSLIHQGIR